The Planococcus liqunii genome includes a region encoding these proteins:
- a CDS encoding universal stress protein — MTLAYKHILVAVDGSDEAEWAFKKATGIAKRNAAALNLIYVVDTRSFTGVKLHEPDIEEQAYDYGKELLDSYKQEAQATGVSEVNTFLTPGSPKKVISRDTAKKVEADLIVCGATGMNAFERYLMGSVSLHIVRNSSCDVLVVRRPETE, encoded by the coding sequence ATGACATTGGCGTATAAACACATATTGGTGGCTGTTGACGGATCGGATGAAGCGGAATGGGCGTTCAAGAAAGCAACCGGCATTGCCAAGCGCAACGCAGCTGCCCTGAATCTGATTTATGTAGTGGATACCCGTTCGTTTACAGGCGTCAAATTGCACGAACCGGATATTGAAGAACAAGCTTATGATTATGGAAAAGAACTGCTCGACAGCTACAAGCAAGAAGCTCAGGCGACAGGTGTTTCAGAAGTCAATACCTTTCTCACTCCCGGTTCCCCCAAAAAAGTAATTTCACGCGATACTGCCAAAAAGGTCGAGGCGGATCTCATCGTCTGCGGTGCTACAGGCATGAATGCTTTTGAGCGTTACTTAATGGGCAGCGTATCACTGCATATTGTCCGAAACAGTTCCTGCGATGTATTGGTGGTCCGCAGACCGGAAACAGAATAA
- a CDS encoding DUF3885 domain-containing protein — MKYPLQDFLDSYFDGLILSPALFYSWNPGIRFEISDPALSAHDPNCLVQAHHRAITLFNEVFDDKDELLLVTDIVARPTSSILQQKPLNLYRKYVKDKRNLYQLQLETFSYGEYLEEDLDEEDAMAVHRFSLKCQKTDLRFVQLLQAICYEDFNHPTTILKNNPESGIEVYFINLSKKLIFHLYDDRGCDVLAADQENIRFLYEQYNSWILDYDRQEIDAVFQRDSPGIP; from the coding sequence ATGAAATATCCGTTACAGGACTTTTTAGATAGCTATTTCGACGGGTTAATCTTGAGCCCAGCCTTATTCTATTCCTGGAATCCGGGCATTCGTTTCGAGATTTCAGACCCTGCTCTTTCTGCTCATGATCCAAACTGTTTGGTCCAGGCACATCACCGGGCAATAACTTTGTTTAATGAAGTATTTGATGACAAAGACGAACTCTTGCTGGTGACTGACATTGTCGCCAGGCCAACAAGTTCCATTCTTCAACAGAAACCGCTCAATCTATACCGGAAATATGTAAAAGATAAACGAAATTTGTATCAACTGCAGCTAGAAACTTTTTCATATGGAGAGTATTTAGAAGAGGACCTTGATGAAGAGGATGCGATGGCCGTCCACCGCTTTAGTCTGAAATGCCAGAAAACCGATCTGCGCTTTGTCCAACTGCTTCAGGCCATCTGTTATGAAGATTTTAATCACCCGACGACAATTTTAAAGAATAATCCAGAAAGCGGGATTGAAGTTTATTTCATAAATCTGTCTAAGAAACTAATCTTTCATTTATACGATGACCGGGGTTGCGATGTTCTGGCGGCAGACCAGGAAAACATTCGCTTTTTGTATGAACAGTATAATAGCTGGATTCTGGACTACGACCGCCAAGAAATAGATGCCGTATTTCAAAGAGACTCACCTGGAATTCCCTGA
- a CDS encoding RNA polymerase sigma factor SigX: protein MMEVKANLSDSRSNSSGEESFQELFKQHYSLVVRKALIIVKEQALAEDIAQEVFMKLYHADRKAIENIQGWLTKVAVTTAYNHIRTEKRHHAREEKQKRFGKNAIGSVEDRYMALEDIQEVQKVLMKLSERDRDILIMKYSGYSYEEIAQSNGLEKLSIGTLLARAKKRFRDFYAEERGDDQ, encoded by the coding sequence ATGATGGAGGTGAAGGCGAATTTGTCCGACAGCCGAAGCAATTCGTCAGGCGAAGAATCGTTCCAGGAGTTATTCAAGCAGCATTATTCTCTGGTCGTCCGGAAAGCTCTGATCATTGTGAAAGAACAGGCCTTGGCGGAAGATATTGCCCAGGAAGTTTTTATGAAGCTGTACCATGCGGACCGGAAAGCGATTGAAAATATCCAGGGATGGCTGACAAAAGTGGCTGTTACCACCGCCTATAACCATATACGGACCGAAAAGCGCCATCATGCACGGGAAGAAAAGCAAAAGCGGTTTGGAAAAAATGCAATCGGGTCTGTTGAAGACCGCTACATGGCGCTCGAAGATATCCAGGAAGTCCAAAAGGTTTTGATGAAGTTATCCGAGCGGGATCGTGACATCCTGATTATGAAGTACTCAGGATACAGCTACGAAGAAATAGCCCAAAGCAATGGACTTGAAAAACTATCCATCGGCACCTTATTAGCGCGGGCAAAAAAGCGGTTTCGGGATTTTTATGCGGAAGAAAGGGGCGACGACCAATGA